The window GAGCTGTTCGATGGGGGGAACCTCTTTGGGCTCAGAAGGTGTGGCGGTGTCGACATCCGCCTCGTCCTGCATTCCGTCCATAGCTTCCAGAAAGCTCACACGCTCTCCGTTTTCAACGTAGACGTCTGCGGCGGGCAGAAAGGCCGCCTTTGAAAGGCCGATATCCACAAATGCGGACTGGATTCCGGGGAGGACTTTTATCACACGTCCTTTATATATGTTTCCGGCGACATTTTTACTGTGCGCCCTCTCAATGAGGATCTCGGCGGGGTTGCCGTTTTCCAGCACCGCCACCCGAGCCTCGTTGAGGGTCGAGTTTACTATTATTTCCTTTGGCATGTATGTAATCCGTTGTTAATCGTGAAATTCGGTGCGCTGTTCCATAGCCTTGAAAAGCGTCAGCTCGTCCGTATATTCGAGGTTGGTGCCTATGGGCACGCCGCTGGCTATTTTTGTTACACGGACGCCTTTGTTTTTGAGAACCTTTGAAAGATAGATTGCAGTGGTTTCGCCCTCTATGTCGGGGTTGGTGGCGATTATCACCTCAGTGATTCCCTCCGCCGCAATGCGCTCAAGCAGTCTGTCGATAGACAGATCCTGCGGGCCTATGCCGTCCAGAGGGGATATTCTGCCGCCCAGAACATGGTAGAGTCCACGGAAGAAGCCTGTGTTTTCCAGAACAAAGATGTCTTTTGCCTCTTCAACCACACAGAGCTGGCCGTTCTTGCGGTATCCGTCCTGACATATGTGGCAGATAGGCTCTTCGGCAAGGTTTCCGCACACTTTGCAGAAAACGGTCTTCTCCTTAAGCTCCGTCATGCTCTCAGCAAGGTTTTTGACCAGCTGGGCGTCGGATTTCAGAAGATGAAGCGCAAGGCGCACCGCAGTCTTTCTGCCGATGCCCGGAAGCCTTGAAAGCTCGCCCACGCACCTTTCAAAAATTCTGTTCTTCATTAGGGGTTATTAGAACATGCCGGGGAAGTTGATGCCCAGATTGCCCGTAACAGCAGACATCTTCTGCTGAACCACTTCCTGTGATTTTTTAAGTCCCTCGTTGACAGCCGCCAGAATGAGATCCTGAAGCATCTCAACATCGTTGGGGTCAACAACGTCTTTTTCAATGGTTATGCCCACTATCTCCTGCTTGCCGTTCACCTTAACGGTGATCATTCCGCCGCCGGCAGTGGCTTCGACAACCTCAAGAGCCGCCTCGGCCTGAGCCTCTTCCATCTTTTTCTGCATTTTCTGAGCTTGTTTCATCATTTGCTGAATGTTCATATATATCTCTCCATAAGCATTTATAGCCTGTTATGATTGCGATTAAGAACTTATCATTATGATGCAAACCGACCTGATGTCAACAGGCAATATGTATCAGGGTGCATAAACATATATTGACATAAGGAAAAGAGCGGAATATCATACACATCTGAGCAGGTGCTCATGTGTGTTGTCGGGCACTTAATGCTGAGGCTGTGCAGTTGCAGTCATTCTGAACGCAGTGAAGAATCTCTCCGAATGTAGACTCTTCGCAAGCTCAGAGTGACAATCTTATGTGTAGTATGTCATTCTGAACGCAGTGAAGAATCTCTATTCAATGAGACTGTTTCGCTCACTAGCCGAAGGCTGTATGAGTCCACTTGTGGTAATTGTAGAATAGAGTGACGGAGTTTGTATAGCCGCAGTCATTCTGAGGCATTAGCCGAAGAATCTCTCCATGAATGAGTGAGTGAAATTTTGAGGAAAATATGGCCAATAATATATTTCAGTTAGCGGAACCAGTTGAGGACATGCTGCCCAAAATGAAGGACAGGATGCCGCCGGAGACCATTACATTAAATATGGCGGACACGTTTAAGATACTTTGCGACCACACCCGTGTCAAAATATTATATGCACTCTCCCTTTCAGAACTCTGCGTTGCGGACATAGCCGAGCTGGCCGGAGTCTCCCAGTCTGCCGTGTCTCATCAGCTTCGTATCCTCCGCAATTCAAAGCTGGTAACATGGAAAAAATCGGGCAAACAGGTTTTTTATGCTTTACAGAGTGAAGGTGTCAGAGTATTGATAAAAAAAAGTATGGAACATTCCTCCGGATGATGCTAAATTCTTTTTTAAATCCTTGTGTTTAGCGGGTTTCAGGGCAATTAAAAAAACTTTAATTTTTTTTCAACAAAACTCTTGACATCTATATCTTTAAACGATAATATTCACCTCCGTTTCACGGTAAGCTGGTGTAGCTCAAACGGTAGAGCAACTGACTTGTAATCAGTAGGTTGAGGGTTCAATTCCTTTCACCAGCTTTTTTTTGCTTCACGGACTCAGTGTGCAGCGCTCTGCTGCCACGTGAGGGGAGATACCCAAGCGGCCAAAGGGGGCAGACTGTAAATCTGTTGTCGGATGACTTCGAAGGTTCGAATCCTTCTCTCCCCACTTTTTTATAGGAAAAATGCGGGTGTAGCTCAGTTGGCTAGAGCATCAGCCTTCCAAGCTGAGGGTCGCGGGTTCGAATCCCGTTGCCCGCTTTTTTTTCTAAAAAATAAGCTGTATAAAAGACGGACGATACAGTTACGTCTGTTTTTTTTTATATGCTATGCCCACGTGGCTCAGGTGGCTAGAGCACGTCCTTGGTAAGGACGAGATCACCGGTTCGAGTCCGGTCGTGGGCTTTATCTTCTTTTTCAGGAGGACAGATTACATGGCAAAATCCAAATTCGAAAGAACGAAACCTCACGTTAACGTTGGTACAATCGGCCACGTTGACCACGGTAAAACATCACTGACCGCAGCGATCACTAACATCCTTGCGAAGAAAGGCTACGCACAGTTCGTAGACTACGGTAACATCGACAAAGCTCCTGAAGAAAGAGAGCGCGGTATTACCATCGCAACAGCACACGTAGAGTATGAGTCTGACAAGCGTCACTATGCTCACGTTGACTGCCCCGGTCACGCCGACTACGTTAAGAACATGATCACCGGTGCTGCACAGATGGACGGCGCAATTCTCGTTGTGTCTGCCGCTGACGGCCCCATGCCCCAGACCCGTGAGCACATCCTGCTCGCTCGTCAGGTAGGCGTTCCTTACATCGTAGTATTCATGAACAAGATCGACATGGTAGACGACGAGGAACTTATCGAACTCGTTGAACTTGAAATCAGAGATCTTCTCTCTGCCTATGAGTTCCCCGGCGACGATACACCCATCATCAAAGGTTCCGCACTTCAGGCTCTTAACGACGGCGACAACCCCAAGTGGTCTCAGCCTATCCTTGACCTTGTGCAGGCACTTGATGACTACATTCAGGAACCCCAGCGTGATATCGATAAAGACTTCATTATGCCCATCGAGGACGTATTCTCCATCTCCGGCCGTGGTACAGTTGTAACCGGCAGAGTAGAGCGTGGTAAAGTCAAAGTCGGCGAAGAAGTCCAGATCATCGGTATCCGTGACACACAGAAAACAACCGTAACAGGTATCGAAATGTTCCGCAAACTTCTTGATGAAGGAACAGCTGGCGACAACGTAGGTATCCTTGTCCGCGGTATTAAAAAGGACGACGTTGAGCGCGGTCAGGTACTTGCTAAACCGAACTCAATCACTCCCCACAAGAAGTTCAAAGCTGAGGCATACATCCTTGCGAAAGAGGAAGGCGGACGTCATACACCTTTCTTCAGCGGCTACAGACCTCAGTTCTACTTCAGAACAACAGACGTTACAGGTATCATCACTCTTGCAGAAGGCGTAGAGATGGTAATGCCCGGCGATAACATCTCTTGTGATGTTGAACTTATCACACCCATCGCTATGGACCCCGGTCTTCGCTTCGCAATCCGTGAAGGCGGACGTACTGTTGGCGCAGGCGTGGTTGTCGAAATCTCGGAGTAATATAATGAGAGAGAAAGTAATACTCGCTTGCACTGAGTGCAAAGAAAGAAATTATTCTACAACAAAGAATAAGAAAACGACAACAGGCAAACTGGAATTCATGAAGTACTGCAAGCGTGAACGCAAGCATACTCTTCATAAAGAAACAAAATAAGCATTAACGCTTAAACAGAATTGCAGGCTAGTAGCTCAATTGGCAGAGCACCGGTCTCCAAAACCGGGGGTTGGAAGTTCGAGTCTTCTCTGGCCTGCCATAAATATAATTAAGAAGAGCTTGGAAACATGATCAAGGTGTCTGAGTTTTACAACGAAGTTAAGGAAGAGCTGAAAAAGGTGGTTTGGGCGACCAAAGAATCCACCGTCGGTACTACTGCCGTGGTTATCACCATTTGCGTGGTGCTTGCCATATTTATGGGTGTCGTCGATTTCGGCCTTGCCAAACTTACTTCGTTCTTATACTAGGTAGAACATAATGGCAAAACAGTGGTATGTGGTACACACTTATTCCGGCTTCGAGAAGCGTGTTGTAACGCTCCTTGAGGAGAAGGTCAAAAACGAAGGGCTGAAAGAGCAGATTGATGATGTTCTCATCCCTACTGAAGACGTTGTCGAGCTGAAGAAAGGCAAGAAAAAGATCAGTAAGAAAAAGACTTTCCCCGGATACATACTGGTGCACATGGAGATGTCTACCTCCAACTGGCACGTTGTCAAAAGTATCCCCAAAGTAACCGGATTCGTAGGCGGCATTAACCCTGTTCCGATTCCTGAGCAGGACGTTAAGGCTATGATCGACCTTGCCAAGTCACAGGCTCCCAGAATCGCCTCCAGATATGTTGAAGGCGACAAGGTTGAGGTTGTGGACGGTCCCTTCCTCGGATTCACCGGTACGGTTGAAGACGTTAACCCCGACAAAGAGAAAGTCCGTGTTATCGTCAGCATTTTCGGAAGACAAACACCTGTGGAACTTGATTATCTGCAGGTTAAACGGATAGGCTGAGGCCTGATTCGGAGGTTTATAAATGGCCAAGAAAATAACAGGAAGCGTTAAACTGCAGATTCCTGCGGGCAAAGCAAACCCTTCGCCCCCCGTTGGTCCCGCTCTCGGTCAGAGAGGCGTGAACATAATGGAATTCTGCAAGTCGTTCAACGCTAAAACCCAGAACATGGGCGACTGGATCATTCCCGTGGTCATCACTGTTTACGAGGACAGAAGCTTCACTTTCGTGACTAAGACTCCCCCCGTAACAGACATGATCAAAAAAGAGCTGGGAATCAAAAGCGGTGCTACCAACGTTAAAAAAGACGTTGCAGGAACGCTGACAAAAGAACAGCTCAAAAGGGTCGCAGAGGCAAAAATGCCCGACCTTAACACCGCTGACATCGAGCAGGCAATGAAAATCGTTGCAGGTTCCGCACGCAGCATGGGTGTAAAAGTTAAAGACTAATTTTCAGAGGTGAAACATGGCTAGAGGAAAACAGTACCAGACTGCCTCAGGTAAGATTGACGCAGAAAAATCTTACGATCTGGGAGAGGCTATAGCTCTCGCTAAGGAAGCCGCTTTCGCAAAATTCGACGAATCCATCGACATCGCTATCAAACTTGGTGTTAACCCCAAGCACGCTGATCAGATGGTTCGCGGTTCCGTAAGTCTTCCCAACGGTACAGGAAAAGATGTTAAGGTTCTTGTATTCTGCAAAGGCGAAAAACAGAAGGAAGCACTCGATGCGGGTGCGGATTTCGCAGGTGACGACGAACTTATCGCAAAGGTCCAGGGCGGATGGACAGCATTCGACAAAGTAGTGGCAACACCCGACATGATGGTTCAGGTTGGTAAACTGGGACGTGTACTCGGACCCAGAGGCCTTATGCCTAACCCCAAAGTCGGAACGGTAACTCCCGATGTGGCAAAAGTTGTGAAAGAGCTGAAAGCCGGTATGATTGAATTCCGTGTGGATAAAGTCGGTATCATTCACACTACAGTAGGCAAGAAAAGCTTCGAAAACGACAAACTCGATCAAAACATCAGGGCTCTTCTTGATACGCTTATCAAGATGAAGCCGTCCTCAGCAAAAGGACAATACGTCCGTGGTATCGCACTGTCAGCGACAATGGGACCCGGCGTAAAAGTAGACCATCACAAGCTGGTCAACGAACTGTAACACAGGAAATTACACGGTTAAAGAAGCAGGTTGCGTCTGCAATAATGGCGTATTAAATCCTGCGGAAATCGGTTGCAATAGACAACCGGAAACGGAGGAACAGCGTGAAAAGAGCTGATAAAGAAGAATTAGTGAGTGCACTGACCGAACAGGTCAAAAGTGCCGATGCGCTGTTCTTGGCAAACTATAAGGGCCTTACCTTCCCCCAGATAACCGCTATTCGTGCGGCTATCAAAGCACAGGGAAGCGATTTCAAAGTAGTCAAGAACACGCTTCTGAAAATCGCCCTTCACAACAACAATATTACCGCTCTGGATGAAAATCTGAAAGAGCCCACTACTTGCGCTATCGTAACTGGTGATGTTGCCGCCATCGCCAAAGAATTCAAAAAATTCGCCAAGTCCTATGATAAGTTTAAGATCAAAGGCGGTTACCTTGACGGTAACAAACTCACAGCCGAAGATGTGAACACACTGGCAGACCTGCCGAGCAGAGAAGAACTGCTCGCCAAAATGCTTGGTTCAATGAACGCACCTGTCGTCAACTTCGTTTCGCTTCTTGCTAACATACCAAGAAGCCTGCTGAACGTCCTGAACGCTGTGAAAGATAAAAAACAGAATTAATGGAGGACACAGATGTCTGTAACTAAGGATCAAGTAGTAGAGTTTATCGAGAAAATGACTGTTATCGAGCTTGCTGAATTCGTGAAAGAGCTCGAAGAAAAATTCGGCGTATCTGCCGCTGCTCCCGTTGCAGCAGTTGTTGCAGCTCCCGCTGCAGCTGAAGCTGTTGAAGAGCAAACTGAATTCTCCGTAATCATCAAAGATGGCGGCGAGAAAAAAGTTCAGGTTATTAAAGTAGTTAGAGAG of the Seleniivibrio woodruffii genome contains:
- the recR gene encoding recombination mediator RecR; protein product: MKNRIFERCVGELSRLPGIGRKTAVRLALHLLKSDAQLVKNLAESMTELKEKTVFCKVCGNLAEEPICHICQDGYRKNGQLCVVEEAKDIFVLENTGFFRGLYHVLGGRISPLDGIGPQDLSIDRLLERIAAEGITEVIIATNPDIEGETTAIYLSKVLKNKGVRVTKIASGVPIGTNLEYTDELTLFKAMEQRTEFHD
- a CDS encoding YbaB/EbfC family nucleoid-associated protein, producing MNIQQMMKQAQKMQKKMEEAQAEAALEVVEATAGGGMITVKVNGKQEIVGITIEKDVVDPNDVEMLQDLILAAVNEGLKKSQEVVQQKMSAVTGNLGINFPGMF
- a CDS encoding ArsR/SmtB family transcription factor, with product MANNIFQLAEPVEDMLPKMKDRMPPETITLNMADTFKILCDHTRVKILYALSLSELCVADIAELAGVSQSAVSHQLRILRNSKLVTWKKSGKQVFYALQSEGVRVLIKKSMEHSSG
- the tuf gene encoding elongation factor Tu, with amino-acid sequence MAKSKFERTKPHVNVGTIGHVDHGKTSLTAAITNILAKKGYAQFVDYGNIDKAPEERERGITIATAHVEYESDKRHYAHVDCPGHADYVKNMITGAAQMDGAILVVSAADGPMPQTREHILLARQVGVPYIVVFMNKIDMVDDEELIELVELEIRDLLSAYEFPGDDTPIIKGSALQALNDGDNPKWSQPILDLVQALDDYIQEPQRDIDKDFIMPIEDVFSISGRGTVVTGRVERGKVKVGEEVQIIGIRDTQKTTVTGIEMFRKLLDEGTAGDNVGILVRGIKKDDVERGQVLAKPNSITPHKKFKAEAYILAKEEGGRHTPFFSGYRPQFYFRTTDVTGIITLAEGVEMVMPGDNISCDVELITPIAMDPGLRFAIREGGRTVGAGVVVEISE
- the rpmG gene encoding 50S ribosomal protein L33, whose product is MREKVILACTECKERNYSTTKNKKTTTGKLEFMKYCKRERKHTLHKETK
- the secE gene encoding preprotein translocase subunit SecE, producing the protein MIKVSEFYNEVKEELKKVVWATKESTVGTTAVVITICVVLAIFMGVVDFGLAKLTSFLY
- the nusG gene encoding transcription termination/antitermination protein NusG; the encoded protein is MAKQWYVVHTYSGFEKRVVTLLEEKVKNEGLKEQIDDVLIPTEDVVELKKGKKKISKKKTFPGYILVHMEMSTSNWHVVKSIPKVTGFVGGINPVPIPEQDVKAMIDLAKSQAPRIASRYVEGDKVEVVDGPFLGFTGTVEDVNPDKEKVRVIVSIFGRQTPVELDYLQVKRIG
- the rplK gene encoding 50S ribosomal protein L11, whose protein sequence is MAKKITGSVKLQIPAGKANPSPPVGPALGQRGVNIMEFCKSFNAKTQNMGDWIIPVVITVYEDRSFTFVTKTPPVTDMIKKELGIKSGATNVKKDVAGTLTKEQLKRVAEAKMPDLNTADIEQAMKIVAGSARSMGVKVKD
- the rplA gene encoding 50S ribosomal protein L1 encodes the protein MARGKQYQTASGKIDAEKSYDLGEAIALAKEAAFAKFDESIDIAIKLGVNPKHADQMVRGSVSLPNGTGKDVKVLVFCKGEKQKEALDAGADFAGDDELIAKVQGGWTAFDKVVATPDMMVQVGKLGRVLGPRGLMPNPKVGTVTPDVAKVVKELKAGMIEFRVDKVGIIHTTVGKKSFENDKLDQNIRALLDTLIKMKPSSAKGQYVRGIALSATMGPGVKVDHHKLVNEL
- the rplJ gene encoding 50S ribosomal protein L10, with product MKRADKEELVSALTEQVKSADALFLANYKGLTFPQITAIRAAIKAQGSDFKVVKNTLLKIALHNNNITALDENLKEPTTCAIVTGDVAAIAKEFKKFAKSYDKFKIKGGYLDGNKLTAEDVNTLADLPSREELLAKMLGSMNAPVVNFVSLLANIPRSLLNVLNAVKDKKQN
- the rplL gene encoding 50S ribosomal protein L7/L12 — translated: MSVTKDQVVEFIEKMTVIELAEFVKELEEKFGVSAAAPVAAVVAAPAAAEAVEEQTEFSVIIKDGGEKKVQVIKVVRELTGLGLKEAKAVVDEAPKPVKEGVTKEEAASIKAKLEEAGAVVEVK